A window of the Callospermophilus lateralis isolate mCalLat2 chromosome 7, mCalLat2.hap1, whole genome shotgun sequence genome harbors these coding sequences:
- the Psrc1 gene encoding proline/serine-rich coiled-coil protein 1 isoform X1 has translation MEGLEEDVKFIVDETLDFGGLSPSDSREEEDTAVLVTPEKPLRRGLSHRSDPNAVAPAPQGVRFSLGPLSPEKLEEILDEANRLAAQLEQCALQDRESSGQGPGPLRGKPSPRRETFVLKDSPVRDLLPNVSSLAWSTPSPSSLTPRLRSSDKKGSARALRVTPGKRPSSVKRESPTCNLLPASKSPASSPLVQSTPPLRGKAGPNARATARPPTHVRQALAPQPSTSNSQRHSRPQGTATKASSRLPVPSAIPRPSSRMPLTSRSVPPGKGTLPPDSVSTRKGPLRPSTAGHKVPISQRPNFPAAGATRSNLQPPRKIAVPGPTR, from the exons ATGGAGGGTTTGGAGGAAG ATGTCAAGTTTATTGTGGATGAGACCTTGGACTTTGGAGGTCTGTCCCCATCTGACAG TCGTGAGGAGGAAGATACAGCAGTATTGGTGACTCCAGAGAAACCACTCCGACGGGGCCTCTCCCACCGAAGTGACCCAAATGCAGTGGCCCCTGCACCCCAGGGTGTGAGGTTCAGCTTAGGCCCTCTCAGTCCAGAGAAGCTGGAAGAGATCCTCGATGAAGCCAACCGGCTGGCAGCTCAGTTGGAGCAGTGTGCCCTACAGGATCGGGAGAGCTCAGGTCAGGGCCCAGGGCCTCTCCGAGGGAAGCCCAGCCCTCGACGGGAGACCTTTGTGCTGAAGGACAGCCCTGTCCGAGACCTGCTACCCAATGTCAGCTCTTTGGCTTGGAGTACACCCTCCCCAAGCAGCCTGACACCTCGGCTCCGGAGCAGTGATAAGAAGGGGTCAGCCAGGGCTCTTAGAGTGACACCTGGAAAGAGGCCCTCCAGTGTGAAGAGG gaATCACCCACTTGCAATCTGTTGCCTGCGTCCAAAAGCCCAGCATCATCTCCTCTTGTACAATCAACTCCTCCACTCCGGGGCAAGGCTGGGCCCAATGCAAGGGCAACAGCAA GGCCACCTACCCATGTCAGACAAGCCTTGGCCCCACAGCCTTCAACCAGCAACTCTCAACGCCATTCTCGGCCACAAGGGACAGCTACTAAGGCTTCCAGTCGACTCCCTGTTCCTTCAGCTATCCCCAGGCCCTCTAGCCGAATGCCACTCACCAGCCGGAGTGTACCACCTGGCAAAGGTACCCTCCCTCCGGATTCTGTGTCAACTCGGAAAGGGCCTCTAAGACCAAGCACTGCAGGGCACAAAG TTCCTATTTCCCAGCGACCAAACTTTCCTGCTGCTGGTGCCACTCGCAGCAATCTGCAGCCCCCCAGGAAAATTGCAGTCCCTGGACCTACCAG GTAA
- the Psrc1 gene encoding proline/serine-rich coiled-coil protein 1 isoform X2, which yields MEGLEEDVKFIVDETLDFGGLSPSDSREEEDTAVLVTPEKPLRRGLSHRSDPNAVAPAPQGVRFSLGPLSPEKLEEILDEANRLAAQLEQCALQDRESSGQGPGPLRGKPSPRRETFVLKDSPVRDLLPNVSSLAWSTPSPSSLTPRLRSSDKKGSARALRVTPGKRPSSVKRESPTCNLLPASKSPASSPLVQSTPPLRGKAGPNARATARPPTHVRQALAPQPSTSNSQRHSRPQGTATKASSRLPVPSAIPRPSSRMPLTSRSVPPGKGTLPPDSVSTRKGPLRPSTAGHKVPISQRPNFPAAGATRSNLQPPRKIAVPGPTR from the exons ATGGAGGGTTTGGAGGAAG ATGTCAAGTTTATTGTGGATGAGACCTTGGACTTTGGAGGTCTGTCCCCATCTGACAG TCGTGAGGAGGAAGATACAGCAGTATTGGTGACTCCAGAGAAACCACTCCGACGGGGCCTCTCCCACCGAAGTGACCCAAATGCAGTGGCCCCTGCACCCCAGGGTGTGAGGTTCAGCTTAGGCCCTCTCAGTCCAGAGAAGCTGGAAGAGATCCTCGATGAAGCCAACCGGCTGGCAGCTCAGTTGGAGCAGTGTGCCCTACAGGATCGGGAGAGCTCAGGTCAGGGCCCAGGGCCTCTCCGAGGGAAGCCCAGCCCTCGACGGGAGACCTTTGTGCTGAAGGACAGCCCTGTCCGAGACCTGCTACCCAATGTCAGCTCTTTGGCTTGGAGTACACCCTCCCCAAGCAGCCTGACACCTCGGCTCCGGAGCAGTGATAAGAAGGGGTCAGCCAGGGCTCTTAGAGTGACACCTGGAAAGAGGCCCTCCAGTGTGAAGAGG gaATCACCCACTTGCAATCTGTTGCCTGCGTCCAAAAGCCCAGCATCATCTCCTCTTGTACAATCAACTCCTCCACTCCGGGGCAAGGCTGGGCCCAATGCAAGGGCAACAGCAA GGCCACCTACCCATGTCAGACAAGCCTTGGCCCCACAGCCTTCAACCAGCAACTCTCAACGCCATTCTCGGCCACAAGGGACAGCTACTAAGGCTTCCAGTCGACTCCCTGTTCCTTCAGCTATCCCCAGGCCCTCTAGCCGAATGCCACTCACCAGCCGGAGTGTACCACCTGGCAAAGGTACCCTCCCTCCGGATTCTGTGTCAACTCGGAAAGGGCCTCTAAGACCAAGCACTGCAGGGCACAAAG TTCCTATTTCCCAGCGACCAAACTTTCCTGCTGCTGGTGCCACTCGCAGCAATCTGCAGCCCCCCAGGAAAATTGCAGTCCCTGGACCTACCAGGTAA